From one Phocoena sinus isolate mPhoSin1 chromosome 4, mPhoSin1.pri, whole genome shotgun sequence genomic stretch:
- the LOC116752681 gene encoding 40S ribosomal protein SA-like → MYRAKSICDAKRARIQEREEVGEQSDPKKGAHSVGLMWWILAREVLRMCGTISREYPWEVMRDLYFYRDPEETEKEEQAAAEKAVTKEEFQGEWNPPASEFTATQPEVTDWSEGVQVPSVPIQQFPTDWSAQPAIEERPAAPTARAPEWVGTTTEWS, encoded by the exons ATGTATAGAGCAAAGAGCATATGTGATGCCAAAAGGGCTAGGatacaggaaagagaagaggtgGGGGAACAGAGTG ATCCTAAAAAGGGAGCTCACTCAGTGGGTCTGATGTGGTGGATACTTGCCCGGGAAGTTCTGCGCATGTGTGGCACCATCTCCCGTGAATATCCATGGGAGGTCATGCGTGATCTCTACTTCTACAGAGATCCTGAAGAGACTGAAAAGGAAGAGCAGGCGGCAGCTGAGAAAGCTGTGACCAAGGAGGAATTTCAGGGTGAATGGAACCCTCCAGCTTCTGAGTTCACTGCTACTCAGCCTGAGGTGACGGACTGGTCCGAAGGTGTGCAGGTGCCCTCTGTGCCTATTCAGCAGTTCCCCACTGACTGGAGTGCTCAGCCCGCCATTGAAGAACGGCCTGCAGCTCCCACTGCTCGGGCCCCTGAGTGGGTAGGAACAACCACTGAATGGTCTTAA